One Campylobacter lari DNA segment encodes these proteins:
- a CDS encoding 4-hydroxy-3-methylbut-2-enyl diphosphate reductase — translation MEIELAKSYGFCFGVKRAIKKAEQIKDAATIGPLIHNNEEITRLWKNYNVKTLNDINELSTEKKAIIRTHGITKQDLEKLKQKDIEIFDATCPFVTKPQKICEQMSNEGYEVVIFGDENHPEVKGVRSYVSTKAYVVLDEKELLDIKLPSKIAVVSQTTKKIEKFMEIVNFLMLRVKEVRVFNTICDATFKNQEAINELAKKSDVMIIVGGKNSANTKQLFLIAKNYCENSYLIENEKEIQKEWFSGKEKCGISAGASTPDWVIDLVLEKIKEYTKIN, via the coding sequence TTGGAGATTGAACTAGCAAAAAGCTATGGATTTTGTTTTGGGGTAAAAAGAGCTATTAAAAAGGCTGAACAGATTAAAGATGCAGCTACCATAGGTCCTTTAATCCATAATAATGAAGAAATCACAAGACTTTGGAAAAATTATAATGTTAAAACATTAAATGATATTAATGAATTAAGCACAGAAAAAAAAGCTATCATTAGAACTCATGGTATCACAAAGCAAGATTTAGAAAAATTAAAACAAAAAGATATAGAAATTTTTGATGCAACTTGTCCTTTTGTGACTAAACCTCAAAAAATTTGTGAGCAAATGAGCAATGAAGGCTATGAAGTTGTGATTTTTGGAGATGAAAATCATCCTGAAGTAAAAGGGGTAAGAAGTTATGTAAGTACTAAGGCTTATGTAGTGCTTGATGAAAAAGAATTGCTTGATATTAAATTGCCTTCTAAAATTGCAGTGGTATCACAAACTACAAAAAAGATAGAAAAATTTATGGAAATTGTGAATTTTTTAATGCTTAGGGTTAAGGAAGTGCGTGTTTTTAATACCATATGCGATGCGACTTTTAAAAATCAAGAAGCAATCAATGAGCTTGCTAAAAAAAGTGATGTAATGATAATAGTTGGAGGAAAAAATTCAGCTAATACTAAGCAACTTTTTTTGATAGCAAAAAACTACTGTGAGAATAGCTATTTAATCGAAAATGAAAAAGAAATTCAAAAAGAATGGTTTAGTGGCAAAGAAAAATGTGGTATTAGCGCGGGTGCTTCTACACCTGATTGGGTGATTGATTTGGTTTTGGAAAAAATCAAAGAATACACCAAAATTAACTAA
- a CDS encoding 30S ribosomal protein S1, translating into MSEVNKKVQNRLEDIIIEEDFEQMLEESFKSDEEATTQGIIVAIKGDEVFVNVGQKSEGILAIEEIQNDKGEFIFKEGDTLEVAIVGSRGGRSLLSHKKALRKQKVKEFIDNYKDDESMFDVKIIGKNRGGFVAVDENGVEFFLPKSQSSFKDSNNIINKTFKVKIIKIDKEAQSIVVSRKKIVDEERKKRKEIISNVLNQEEIIEGIVKKITTYGMFVDVGGVDGLVHYSEISYKGPVNPSSLYNEGDKVPVKVIKYDKDKKHLSLSIKLAMPDPWDEIKDGLEVGDTIKVTVSNIEPYGAFVDLGNDIEGFLHISEISWDKNAKNPKDYISEGQELDVEVIEINAKERRLRVSLKNLLAKPFDEFLKSHKVGDVVKGSVTSVTNFGAFVKIANLEGLLHNEEASWNRNDKCKDMYKVGDVIEVKIIKLDKENQKISLSTKELQKSPVQVYAQKHQVNDIISGKIRDIKDFGVFVELEEGVDALIHKEDLGNIDFSSLKVGDTIEALIVFIDEKKNRIRLSVKSLARMKEREALNEINDNDKVTLGDIIKDQLS; encoded by the coding sequence ATGAGCGAGGTGAACAAAAAAGTTCAAAACAGACTAGAGGATATTATCATAGAAGAAGATTTTGAGCAAATGCTTGAGGAATCTTTCAAGTCTGATGAGGAGGCAACTACACAGGGTATAATTGTCGCGATTAAAGGCGATGAGGTATTTGTAAATGTAGGGCAAAAATCAGAAGGTATTTTAGCAATAGAAGAAATTCAAAACGACAAAGGCGAATTTATCTTCAAAGAAGGCGATACATTAGAAGTTGCTATAGTGGGTTCTCGCGGTGGCAGATCTTTACTTTCTCATAAAAAAGCTTTAAGAAAGCAAAAAGTTAAAGAATTTATCGATAATTATAAAGATGATGAAAGTATGTTTGATGTAAAAATCATTGGTAAAAATAGAGGTGGCTTTGTGGCTGTGGATGAAAATGGAGTAGAATTTTTCTTGCCAAAATCACAAAGTAGCTTTAAAGATTCAAATAACATCATCAACAAAACTTTCAAAGTTAAAATCATCAAAATTGATAAAGAAGCTCAAAGCATAGTAGTTTCTAGAAAAAAAATAGTAGATGAAGAAAGAAAAAAACGCAAAGAGATTATCTCAAATGTGTTAAATCAAGAAGAAATTATAGAAGGTATTGTTAAAAAAATCACTACCTATGGTATGTTTGTTGATGTAGGCGGTGTTGATGGTTTGGTTCACTATAGTGAAATTTCTTATAAAGGGCCAGTAAATCCTAGTTCATTATATAATGAGGGTGATAAGGTTCCTGTAAAAGTGATTAAATATGATAAAGATAAAAAACATCTTTCTTTATCTATCAAACTTGCTATGCCTGATCCTTGGGATGAAATTAAAGATGGTTTAGAGGTTGGTGACACTATTAAGGTTACAGTTTCAAATATAGAGCCATATGGTGCTTTTGTTGATTTGGGAAATGATATAGAAGGATTTTTACATATAAGTGAAATTTCTTGGGATAAAAATGCTAAAAACCCAAAAGATTATATTAGCGAAGGCCAAGAGCTTGATGTAGAAGTGATTGAGATTAATGCTAAAGAAAGAAGACTTAGAGTTTCATTAAAAAATTTATTAGCAAAACCTTTTGATGAGTTTTTAAAATCACATAAAGTAGGTGATGTGGTAAAAGGTAGTGTTACTTCTGTGACTAATTTTGGAGCCTTTGTAAAAATTGCAAACTTAGAAGGTTTATTGCATAATGAAGAGGCTTCATGGAATAGAAACGATAAATGTAAAGATATGTATAAAGTTGGTGATGTTATAGAAGTTAAAATCATCAAATTAGATAAAGAAAATCAAAAAATTTCTTTAAGCACTAAAGAATTGCAAAAAAGTCCTGTGCAAGTTTATGCGCAAAAACACCAAGTAAATGATATTATCTCAGGAAAAATTAGAGATATTAAGGATTTTGGAGTTTTTGTAGAGCTTGAAGAGGGTGTTGATGCACTAATTCACAAAGAAGATTTAGGTAATATTGATTTTTCAAGTTTAAAAGTAGGCGATACAATAGAAGCTTTAATTGTTTTCATTGATGAAAAGAAAAATAGAATTCGTTTAAGCGTAAAAAGTCTTGCAAGAATGAAAGAAAGAGAAGCGTTAAACGAAATCAATGATAATGATAAAGTAACTTTAGGTGATATTATCAAAGATCAACTTTCTTAA
- the pheS gene encoding phenylalanine--tRNA ligase subunit alpha: MLEKIASANTLAELENIKVSVLGKKGILTLEFAKLKDLQGEEKKEFANGLNKARDEFNEAYQIKLKELEEKALNEKMKQDVQDFSFFDETSNAGALHPIMQTMDKIIEYFTALNFSIEKGPLIEDDFHNFEALNLPQNHPARDMQDTFYFEDKTLLRSQTSPVQIRTMLSQKPPIRMIAPGAVFRRDFDITHTPMFHQVEGLVVEEGDKVNFANLKDMLEHFLKHMFGDVKVRFRPSFFPFTEPSAEVDISCVFCKGCGCRVCKQTGWLEVLGCGVVDPNVYKFVGYKNVSGYAFGLGVERFAMLLHKIPDLRSMFEGDLRLLEQFR; the protein is encoded by the coding sequence ATGTTAGAAAAAATTGCTTCTGCAAATACTTTAGCAGAACTTGAAAATATAAAAGTAAGTGTTTTGGGAAAAAAAGGTATTTTGACTTTAGAATTTGCAAAGTTAAAAGATTTGCAAGGTGAAGAAAAAAAAGAATTTGCTAATGGTTTAAATAAAGCAAGAGATGAATTTAATGAAGCTTATCAAATAAAATTAAAAGAATTAGAAGAAAAAGCTTTAAATGAAAAAATGAAACAAGATGTGCAAGATTTTAGCTTTTTTGATGAAACTTCAAATGCAGGTGCTTTGCACCCAATCATGCAAACTATGGATAAAATCATAGAATATTTTACAGCTTTAAATTTCAGTATAGAAAAAGGGCCTTTGATTGAGGATGATTTTCATAATTTTGAAGCATTAAATTTACCACAAAATCATCCTGCAAGAGATATGCAAGATACTTTTTATTTTGAAGATAAAACCTTGCTTAGATCTCAAACTTCTCCAGTGCAAATTAGAACTATGCTATCTCAAAAGCCACCTATTAGAATGATAGCACCAGGTGCAGTTTTTAGAAGAGATTTTGATATTACCCATACGCCTATGTTTCATCAAGTGGAAGGACTTGTGGTAGAAGAGGGAGATAAAGTCAATTTTGCAAATTTAAAAGATATGCTAGAACACTTTTTAAAACATATGTTTGGTGATGTAAAAGTGCGTTTTAGACCCAGTTTTTTTCCTTTTACAGAGCCATCTGCTGAAGTAGATATTTCTTGTGTGTTTTGTAAAGGTTGTGGATGTAGGGTTTGTAAGCAAACAGGATGGCTTGAAGTTTTAGGATGTGGCGTTGTTGATCCTAATGTTTATAAATTTGTTGGTTATAAAAATGTAAGTGGCTATGCTTTTGGTTTGGGTGTGGAGCGTTTTGCCATGCTTTTACACAAAATTCCTGATTTGCGTTCTATGTTTGAAGGCGATTTAAGATTATTGGAGCAATTTAGATGA
- a CDS encoding histidine triad nucleotide-binding protein, translated as MREKTVFELIVEGKIPANKVLESEKFLAFHDINPKAPIHILIIPKEHFENFQELRPELMSEMTQFIQELATLLGLDKSGYRLITNCGKNSGQEVFHLHFHMLGGFELPKNKETQINPESLF; from the coding sequence ATGAGAGAAAAAACCGTATTTGAATTAATCGTAGAAGGAAAAATTCCTGCTAATAAAGTTTTAGAAAGTGAAAAATTTTTAGCTTTTCATGATATCAATCCTAAAGCACCTATTCATATTTTAATCATTCCAAAAGAGCATTTTGAAAACTTTCAAGAATTAAGACCTGAATTAATGAGCGAAATGACACAATTTATCCAAGAACTAGCTACTCTTTTAGGACTAGATAAAAGTGGGTATAGATTAATCACAAATTGTGGAAAAAATAGCGGACAAGAAGTTTTTCATTTACATTTTCATATGTTAGGTGGATTTGAGCTTCCAAAAAATAAAGAAACCCAAATCAATCCTGAATCACTATTCTAA
- the pckA gene encoding phosphoenolpyruvate carboxykinase (ATP): MIGLENLGLENIGQVFHNLSYDELLKHEKNNNEGVCTKNGTFSVDTGIFTGRSPKDKYFVKQDPSQKYIAWGKINQPISEELFEKLLAKAKKQLSNSDIYIQDAYCGASLKSRKAVRFVTQIAWQAHFVKNMFIRPKEEDLKEFKPDFVVYNACKCANEDYEKDGLNSEVFVIFNIEKNIAVIGGTWYGGEMKKGIFSMMNYWLPLENKLPMHCSANVGEKGDVALFFGLSGTGKTTLSTDPKRKLIGDDEHGWDDEGVFNFEGGCYAKCINLDPQSEPEIYGAIKQNALLENVVLKDDLSVDFNDGSKTENTRVSYPIEHILNHEPSLSAGHPSNIIFLSADAFGVLPPVSKLSKEQAMYYFLSGYTAKVAGTERGITEPVATFSACFGEVFLPLHPTVYAKLLGEKISKHNVNVYLVNTGWSGGAYGVGKRMSIKATRACINAILDGSIQNCEFENYDLFNLAVPKELAGVESKLLNPINTWEDKKAYEETKLKLAKMFIENFKRYEDVKEGAEFKLAGPAI, translated from the coding sequence ATGATAGGTTTAGAAAATTTAGGTTTAGAAAACATCGGACAAGTTTTTCATAATCTTAGTTATGATGAGCTTTTAAAGCACGAAAAAAACAACAATGAAGGTGTATGTACTAAAAATGGTACCTTTAGTGTGGATACGGGAATTTTTACCGGAAGAAGTCCTAAGGATAAATATTTTGTAAAACAAGATCCTTCACAAAAATATATTGCTTGGGGTAAGATTAATCAACCTATTAGTGAGGAATTATTTGAAAAACTTTTAGCAAAAGCTAAAAAGCAACTTAGTAATAGTGATATTTATATTCAAGATGCATATTGTGGAGCTTCATTAAAAAGTCGTAAAGCTGTGCGTTTTGTAACGCAAATTGCATGGCAAGCGCATTTTGTAAAAAATATGTTTATTCGCCCAAAAGAAGAAGATCTTAAAGAGTTTAAACCTGATTTTGTGGTATATAATGCTTGTAAATGTGCGAATGAAGACTATGAAAAAGATGGTTTAAATTCAGAGGTTTTTGTAATTTTTAACATAGAAAAAAATATAGCAGTAATTGGTGGAACTTGGTATGGCGGAGAGATGAAAAAAGGAATTTTTTCTATGATGAATTATTGGCTTCCACTAGAAAATAAACTTCCTATGCATTGTAGCGCTAATGTCGGAGAAAAAGGCGATGTGGCACTTTTCTTTGGGCTTAGCGGTACAGGCAAAACCACTCTTTCAACCGATCCAAAAAGAAAATTAATAGGCGATGATGAGCATGGTTGGGATGATGAGGGTGTGTTTAATTTTGAAGGAGGTTGTTATGCAAAATGTATCAATCTTGACCCTCAAAGTGAGCCAGAAATTTATGGAGCTATAAAGCAAAATGCACTTTTAGAAAATGTAGTTTTAAAAGATGATTTAAGTGTTGATTTTAATGATGGTTCTAAAACTGAAAATACTAGAGTTTCTTATCCGATAGAACATATTTTAAATCACGAGCCAAGCCTTAGTGCGGGTCATCCTAGCAATATCATTTTCCTTTCAGCAGATGCTTTTGGTGTTTTACCTCCGGTTAGTAAGCTTAGTAAAGAACAAGCAATGTATTATTTTTTAAGTGGTTATACTGCTAAAGTAGCAGGAACTGAAAGAGGTATTACTGAGCCTGTTGCGACTTTTTCGGCTTGTTTTGGGGAAGTGTTTTTGCCATTACACCCAACTGTTTATGCAAAACTTTTGGGCGAAAAAATTAGCAAGCATAATGTGAATGTTTATTTGGTAAATACCGGTTGGAGCGGTGGAGCTTATGGTGTAGGCAAAAGAATGAGTATAAAAGCTACTAGAGCTTGCATTAATGCGATTTTAGATGGTAGCATACAAAATTGTGAGTTTGAAAACTATGATTTATTTAATCTTGCAGTTCCAAAAGAGTTAGCAGGTGTAGAAAGTAAGCTATTAAATCCTATTAATACTTGGGAGGACAAAAAAGCTTATGAAGAAACTAAATTAAAGCTTGCGAAAATGTTTATAGAAAATTTCAAACGCTATGAAGATGTAAAAGAAGGAGCAGAATTTAAATTAGCTGGTCCTGCTATCTAA
- the pheT gene encoding phenylalanine--tRNA ligase subunit beta: MIISRNWLNEWIDLSEISTQTIVNTLNSIGLEVDSFKSVKAPQKVVVGKVLEKVKHENSDKLNICKVDVGNEILQIVCGAKNVDKDQFVAVSLVGAVLPNGLEIKPAKLRGVESMGMICSSSELGFGKSNEGIMVLDESMGELVLGKALNDYELFNDELIEIELTPNRGDCLSLYGVARDLSAALDLNLKELNPLKESENSVGIGRILSVKNQSDVEGFFAYKALEIKEEFKLNITIQIRLALIEAYKNNNIENLLTYATHASGVIFCAYDFHKLCKECQIDEKIVLEIKTQKHGEYGVYYNDELIALAGIEQEDKFKINDESKIIIIEASYTHPQTIANAIAFYKKKNDTIYRSLRGSEPKLSLGMEYLFNECLKINAISVFSGSQQVFKENEANIIGIFGAEIDKIIGMPIDKNNLVKILKKLGFEISVVNDEQFNIKIPLHRSDIANIADISEEIVRIIGIDNIPSKALEFKEKNRLNKVYFDYQELKNLRLKASSNGYFESVHYVLDNEEELSQLGFKCIKNKLINPITNELNTLRSTLINHLLNAASFNLRNSKKKIKLFECGSVFDEFSNEHAKFAMIFSGYKEEAKITNKAKPVLVDFYTFLAELKSIIGEFSLQKSEYAFLSPYEQANVYKNGKRIGFIGRVHLSIENKRDLTKTYICELDLEGLKQDFKTAKAYSKFPSMSRDLSIVIPKGFEYEKIKHTIAKLDIERLESFRVVDLYTDENLGDFYSLTINLVFRDFEKTLEDNIILGYIDKIIKALDDEHGLKLR; the protein is encoded by the coding sequence ATGATTATTAGTAGAAATTGGTTAAATGAATGGATTGACTTAAGTGAAATATCAACACAAACTATAGTAAATACTTTAAATTCTATAGGATTAGAAGTTGATAGTTTCAAAAGTGTTAAAGCTCCCCAAAAAGTTGTAGTAGGTAAGGTTTTAGAAAAAGTTAAACATGAAAATTCAGATAAATTGAATATTTGTAAAGTAGATGTTGGGAATGAAATTTTACAAATTGTTTGTGGAGCAAAAAATGTTGATAAAGATCAATTTGTAGCCGTATCTTTAGTGGGTGCCGTACTTCCAAATGGACTTGAGATAAAACCTGCCAAACTTAGAGGAGTTGAATCTATGGGTATGATTTGCTCTTCTAGTGAGCTTGGTTTTGGAAAAAGCAATGAAGGTATTATGGTTTTAGATGAAAGCATGGGAGAATTAGTTCTAGGAAAAGCTTTAAATGATTATGAACTTTTTAATGATGAATTAATTGAAATAGAACTTACTCCAAATCGCGGAGATTGCTTGAGTTTATATGGTGTTGCTAGAGATTTAAGTGCAGCACTTGATTTAAATTTAAAAGAATTAAATCCTTTAAAAGAAAGCGAAAATAGCGTAGGTATAGGAAGAATACTAAGTGTTAAAAATCAAAGTGATGTTGAAGGCTTTTTTGCTTATAAAGCATTAGAGATTAAAGAAGAATTTAAGTTAAATATCACGATACAAATTCGCCTTGCCTTGATTGAAGCATATAAAAATAATAATATAGAAAATCTTTTAACTTATGCAACTCATGCAAGTGGGGTGATTTTTTGTGCTTATGATTTTCATAAGCTTTGTAAAGAATGTCAAATCGATGAAAAGATTGTTTTAGAAATTAAAACTCAAAAGCATGGGGAATATGGGGTTTATTATAATGATGAATTAATTGCTTTAGCAGGTATAGAGCAAGAAGATAAATTTAAAATCAATGATGAAAGTAAAATCATTATTATAGAAGCAAGTTATACTCATCCTCAAACTATAGCAAATGCAATAGCCTTTTATAAAAAGAAAAATGATACTATATATCGTTCTTTAAGAGGTAGTGAGCCTAAGCTTTCTTTGGGAATGGAATATTTATTTAATGAGTGCTTGAAGATTAATGCTATAAGTGTTTTTTCAGGAAGCCAACAAGTTTTTAAAGAAAATGAAGCAAATATTATTGGTATTTTTGGTGCAGAGATTGATAAAATCATTGGTATGCCTATAGATAAAAATAATTTAGTAAAAATTCTTAAAAAACTAGGCTTTGAAATAAGTGTGGTAAATGATGAACAATTTAATATCAAAATCCCACTTCATCGCAGTGATATAGCAAATATAGCTGATATTAGCGAAGAGATAGTAAGAATTATTGGCATTGACAATATCCCATCAAAAGCTTTAGAATTTAAAGAAAAAAATCGCTTAAATAAGGTATATTTTGATTATCAAGAGCTTAAAAATTTAAGATTAAAAGCAAGTAGTAATGGATATTTTGAAAGTGTGCATTATGTTTTAGATAATGAAGAAGAATTAAGTCAATTAGGATTTAAATGCATTAAAAATAAGCTTATTAATCCTATCACTAATGAGCTTAATACTTTAAGAAGTACTTTGATAAATCATCTTTTAAATGCAGCAAGTTTTAATCTAAGAAATTCAAAAAAGAAAATCAAACTTTTTGAGTGTGGTAGTGTTTTTGATGAGTTTTCAAACGAGCATGCTAAATTTGCAATGATCTTTAGTGGCTACAAAGAAGAAGCTAAAATTACAAATAAGGCCAAGCCTGTTTTGGTAGATTTTTATACTTTTTTAGCAGAATTAAAAAGCATTATAGGTGAGTTTAGTTTGCAAAAATCAGAATATGCATTTTTAAGCCCATATGAGCAAGCAAATGTATATAAAAATGGCAAGCGTATAGGGTTTATAGGCAGAGTGCATTTAAGTATAGAAAATAAAAGAGATTTGACTAAAACTTATATTTGTGAGCTTGATTTAGAAGGCTTAAAACAAGATTTTAAAACCGCTAAAGCTTATTCTAAATTTCCATCTATGAGCAGGGATTTAAGTATAGTTATACCTAAGGGTTTTGAATATGAAAAAATCAAACATACTATTGCTAAATTAGATATTGAAAGATTAGAAAGTTTTAGAGTGGTAGATTTATACACAGATGAGAATTTAGGCGATTTTTATAGCTTGACTATTAATTTAGTATTTAGAGATTTTGAAAAAACCTTAGAAGATAATATTATTCTTGGATATATTGATAAAATCATCAAAGCTTTAGATGATGAGCATGGTTTAAAACTTCGATGA
- the aroA gene encoding 3-phosphoshikimate 1-carboxyvinyltransferase: MKISPIGSFAAELEDIASDKSISHRFAIFSLLTQGTCKIKNYLKAQDTLHTLAIIQALGAEVEEIDGIICIKAPKYIKSPNCVLDCGNSGTAMRLLIGLLSAIEDEIFVLSGDCYLNARPMRRVSEPLMSLGAKIYGRANANLAPICIQGAKLDGFDFSSNIASAQVKSALILAALFAKKESYFKEIELSRDHSEIILNKMGACIEYLNEDKTFIKINPLKEKLKAFEVCVPNDPSSAFYFALAACILPHSKVVLKNVLLNKTRIEAFKILEKMGAKITYNITNEDFESIGEICVESAPLKAVNVSENIAWLIDEIPALAIAFACAKGKSVIKNAEELRVKESDRIKSIVLNLQKCGIKVKEFEDGFEVEGGEAKSAKIESFGDHRIAMSFLILGLRCGMEVDDSECIKTSFPNFIEILKQIGAKIWRLN; this comes from the coding sequence ATGAAAATCAGTCCTATTGGTTCTTTTGCAGCAGAGCTTGAAGATATAGCTTCTGATAAGTCTATATCTCATCGCTTTGCTATCTTTTCTTTGCTTACTCAAGGAACTTGCAAAATTAAAAATTATTTAAAAGCCCAAGATACTTTACATACTTTAGCAATTATTCAAGCTTTGGGAGCTGAGGTTGAAGAAATTGATGGGATAATTTGCATTAAAGCTCCAAAATATATAAAATCTCCAAATTGTGTTTTAGATTGTGGCAATTCAGGTACAGCTATGAGACTTTTAATAGGTCTTTTAAGCGCTATTGAAGATGAAATTTTTGTACTTAGTGGGGATTGTTATTTAAATGCTAGGCCGATGAGACGTGTAAGTGAGCCTTTGATGAGTTTAGGGGCTAAAATTTATGGAAGAGCTAATGCAAATTTAGCACCTATTTGTATACAAGGAGCTAAGTTGGATGGTTTTGATTTTAGTAGTAATATTGCTTCAGCTCAGGTAAAATCAGCTTTAATCTTAGCAGCTTTATTTGCCAAAAAAGAAAGTTATTTTAAAGAAATTGAGCTTTCAAGAGATCATAGTGAGATTATACTTAATAAAATGGGAGCTTGCATTGAATATCTAAATGAGGATAAAACTTTTATCAAAATCAATCCTTTAAAAGAAAAATTAAAAGCATTTGAAGTATGTGTGCCAAATGATCCATCATCGGCCTTTTATTTTGCCTTAGCTGCTTGTATTTTACCTCATTCAAAAGTAGTTTTAAAAAATGTTTTGTTAAATAAAACACGCATTGAAGCCTTTAAAATTTTAGAAAAAATGGGTGCAAAGATCACTTATAATATCACCAATGAAGATTTTGAAAGTATTGGAGAAATTTGTGTTGAAAGTGCGCCTTTAAAGGCGGTAAATGTGAGTGAAAATATCGCATGGTTGATTGATGAAATTCCAGCTTTGGCCATAGCTTTTGCTTGTGCAAAGGGAAAAAGCGTTATAAAAAATGCTGAAGAATTGCGCGTAAAAGAAAGCGATAGAATCAAATCAATTGTATTAAATTTGCAAAAATGTGGCATAAAGGTAAAAGAATTTGAAGATGGTTTTGAAGTAGAAGGCGGCGAAGCTAAAAGTGCTAAAATAGAAAGCTTTGGAGATCATAGAATTGCGATGAGTTTTTTAATTTTAGGTTTAAGATGTGGAATGGAAGTAGATGATAGTGAATGTATTAAAACTTCTTTTCCAAATTTTATTGAGATTTTAAAGCAAATAGGAGCTAAAATTTGGAGATTGAACTAG
- a CDS encoding alpha-ketoglutarate reductase / D-3-phosphoglycerate dehydrogenase codes for MKKIIVCDAILDKGVELLRKADDVELIEAAHLPKDELLTKLSDVDVAITRSSTDVDLKFINACSNLKALVRAGVGVDNVDIDECSKKGIIVMNVPTANTIAAVELTMNHLLCSARSFVNAHNFLKIQRRWEREKWYGVELMNKTLGVIGFGNIGSRVAVRAKAFGMKVIAYDPYVVASKMTDLGIECVNSLDTILTQSDFITIHTPKTKETTDMISFEEISKMKDGVRLINCARGGLYNEDALCEGLKSGKIAWLGIDVFNKEPATNHPFLDFENVSVTSHLGANTLESQENIAIQACEQALNAARGISYPNALNLPIKTEDLPSFVAPYIELISKMGFLAAQLDKTPIKAIKLESEGQISEYNESLLTFATVSVLRGILGENINYINAHFVAKDKGVELSSCILPSSGYSNKITIKVITDNSNLSISGTIFGENEQRIVELNGFDVDFKPKGKMIILNNNDIPGVIANVSGILAKNNVNIADFRLGRNGFGKALAVILLDAKISKALLEELRAVDACIFAEYAEI; via the coding sequence ATGAAAAAAATTATTGTATGTGATGCAATATTAGACAAAGGTGTGGAACTTTTAAGAAAAGCTGATGATGTAGAACTTATTGAAGCAGCGCATTTACCTAAAGATGAGCTTTTAACAAAATTAAGTGATGTGGATGTAGCTATTACTAGAAGTTCAACAGATGTGGATTTGAAATTTATCAATGCATGTTCTAATTTAAAAGCTTTAGTTAGAGCAGGTGTTGGGGTTGATAATGTTGATATAGATGAATGCTCTAAAAAAGGCATTATAGTAATGAATGTACCAACGGCTAATACTATAGCAGCAGTTGAACTTACTATGAATCATCTATTATGCTCTGCAAGATCTTTTGTCAATGCTCATAATTTTTTAAAAATACAAAGAAGATGGGAAAGAGAAAAGTGGTATGGTGTTGAACTTATGAACAAAACTTTAGGGGTTATAGGTTTTGGTAATATAGGTTCAAGAGTAGCTGTACGCGCAAAAGCTTTTGGTATGAAAGTTATAGCTTATGATCCTTATGTGGTAGCTTCTAAAATGACTGATTTGGGTATTGAATGTGTGAATTCTTTAGATACAATTTTAACTCAAAGTGATTTTATTACCATACATACACCAAAAACAAAAGAAACAACAGATATGATTTCTTTTGAAGAAATTTCTAAAATGAAAGATGGCGTAAGATTGATAAATTGTGCCAGAGGTGGTCTTTATAATGAAGATGCTTTGTGTGAGGGGTTAAAAAGTGGTAAAATAGCTTGGCTTGGTATTGATGTATTTAATAAAGAACCTGCAACCAATCATCCATTTTTAGACTTTGAAAATGTTTCTGTTACTTCTCATCTTGGTGCAAATACTTTAGAAAGTCAAGAAAATATAGCTATCCAAGCATGCGAGCAAGCTTTAAATGCTGCAAGAGGAATTTCTTATCCTAATGCTTTAAATTTACCAATTAAAACTGAAGATTTGCCAAGTTTTGTAGCACCTTATATTGAGCTTATTTCTAAAATGGGCTTTTTGGCTGCTCAGCTTGATAAAACTCCTATTAAGGCTATTAAACTTGAAAGTGAAGGACAAATTAGCGAGTATAATGAGTCTTTACTAACTTTTGCAACAGTGAGTGTTTTAAGAGGTATTTTAGGTGAAAATATTAATTATATTAACGCACATTTTGTAGCTAAAGATAAGGGCGTAGAACTTTCTTCTTGTATTTTGCCAAGTAGTGGTTATAGCAATAAAATCACTATAAAAGTAATCACAGATAATTCTAACCTTTCTATTTCAGGAACTATTTTTGGTGAAAATGAACAAAGGATAGTAGAGTTAAATGGCTTTGATGTAGATTTTAAACCAAAAGGGAAAATGATAATTTTAAACAATAATGATATACCAGGAGTTATTGCTAATGTTAGTGGAATTTTAGCTAAAAATAATGTCAATATAGCTGATTTTAGACTTGGTAGAAATGGCTTTGGAAAAGCTTTAGCTGTGATTTTGCTTGATGCAAAAATTTCAAAAGCTTTGCTTGAAGAATTAAGAGCAGTTGATGCTTGTATTTTTGCAGAATATGCAGAAATTTAA